The Corynebacterium poyangense genome includes a window with the following:
- the glgC gene encoding glucose-1-phosphate adenylyltransferase, with translation MRSQRNVLAIVLAGGEGKRLYPLTADRAKPAVPFGGTYRLIDFVLSNLVNAGFLKIAVLTQYKSHSLDRHISQAWQLSGPISQYIASVPAQQRLGKRWFTGSADAILQSMNLIDDEKPEFVIVFGADHVYRMDPGQMLAEHIASGKNCSVAGIRVPREEATAFGCIQANEDGTITEFLEKPADPPGTPDDPSMTYASMGNYIFTTQALIDALREDEDDEDSNHDMGGDIIPAFVAKNDAHVYDFTKNEVPGSTERDHAYWRDVGTIDAFYEAHMDLISVHPVFNLYNHRWPIHSTDTMNLPPAKFVQGGIAQSSMVATGCIISGGTVRNSVLSSDVHVAEGATVEGSVIMPGVRIGKGAVVRHAIVDKNVRIGEEQIIGVDRSRDEERFTVSDGGVVVIGKNAVVE, from the coding sequence GTGAGGAGCCAACGCAACGTCCTAGCAATTGTTCTCGCCGGCGGCGAAGGAAAGCGGTTGTATCCACTCACCGCGGACCGTGCTAAGCCGGCCGTCCCTTTTGGCGGCACATATCGTCTGATTGACTTTGTGCTGTCAAACCTGGTCAATGCCGGATTCTTAAAAATTGCGGTATTGACTCAGTACAAGTCTCATTCCCTTGACCGGCATATTTCCCAAGCGTGGCAGCTATCTGGTCCAATTAGCCAATACATTGCCTCGGTACCTGCACAGCAGCGTCTGGGGAAGAGGTGGTTTACCGGTTCTGCCGATGCAATTTTGCAATCGATGAATCTCATCGACGATGAGAAACCAGAGTTTGTCATCGTCTTTGGCGCCGATCACGTCTATCGGATGGATCCGGGCCAGATGCTGGCTGAGCATATTGCCTCCGGGAAGAATTGTTCAGTCGCCGGAATTCGGGTTCCGCGCGAAGAAGCTACTGCTTTTGGGTGTATCCAAGCCAATGAGGATGGCACCATCACTGAATTCTTGGAGAAGCCAGCAGATCCACCCGGTACCCCGGATGATCCAAGTATGACCTATGCCAGCATGGGTAACTATATTTTCACTACTCAAGCATTGATTGATGCTTTGCGGGAAGATGAAGATGATGAGGATTCCAATCACGACATGGGCGGAGATATTATTCCCGCATTCGTAGCCAAGAACGATGCCCATGTCTATGACTTCACCAAGAATGAGGTTCCTGGGTCCACCGAGCGCGACCACGCCTATTGGCGCGACGTGGGTACGATTGATGCCTTCTATGAGGCACACATGGACCTGATTAGCGTGCACCCTGTGTTTAACCTGTACAACCATCGCTGGCCCATCCACTCCACTGACACCATGAATTTGCCACCCGCTAAGTTCGTTCAAGGCGGTATAGCGCAATCTTCCATGGTGGCAACCGGATGTATTATCTCTGGCGGAACGGTCCGAAATTCGGTGCTGTCTTCGGATGTTCATGTGGCTGAAGGCGCAACCGTCGAGGGTTCAGTGATTATGCCTGGGGTTCGGATCGGTAAGGGCGCGGTGGTTCGCCACGCCATCGTGGATAAGAACGTCAGAATCGGCGAAGAACAAATTATCGGAGTCGACCGCAGTAGAGATGAAGAACGGTTCACAGTTTCAGACGGTGGGGTAGTAGTTATTGGGAAGAACGCCGTGGTGGAATAG